tttagatagaaaacTTGGTGTCTTGGTGTCAACATTGAGCTTCTTTCCAAGACTTGACAATTTCTTGAAGCTGAAAACAGGGATTCGATCTGAGCTTGACAAGGTTTTTGAGCAATTAATATTGGTTTTCACTCGACCACAACATACCTAGGTGAAACTTTGAACTTTGTACAGCAACTTTAATGTTGGTCAAAGGTCGAGTAATTAGcgaaaataaatttgaactgTTAGTCAAACAGGGCTAAAACAGGATTTACCAACTCTAAGAGTTTTCAACCAAAGAGGTCGAAATGTGGAATTTCGAATTTGATTTAGCATTCAATCATGTTCCGGGTTTCAAATAGATTCATATGACATTTCCAACTATACTTGAGCATAAGTTTCATATTTCTCATATTTATACTTTCTAAGATCTTTTAAATGCACAAATAGCATAAACACTCCATAAAATGCATTTAAATGACAAAGGCATATAATAAGTGTTCAATTGCTACCAACAATCATTATATTAAAAGTCAAATGCACATGTGAGATGCTAATGCTCATGTTATGCAAGTGATTAATCTTAAACACAAAGGTTAAATTTATGTTCCTATTTTGAGCAAAGAAGAAGAACGAACTGGCATGCTTCTTGATGAAATGCTACACAAAATTTGTTTTTGGGACAGTTGATTTTTTATCCTACACAAATGTGTTTGTAGCAACACATTTGTTCTGGAGCTTTGTCTCTCTGCTGGATATGAAGGTGGTTATTTGAATATATTTGTTCAATTTTTTTCAATTCAGAAAATACATGTGTGGCCTTGGAACTAATAATTCTATAATTGTTAATTGTGAATAAATATtgaaattggatgaagatatagGAGGATGTATGGAGGATTAAGAAAAGGTACGCCAAGATTGTAAACTAGTGGCAACACATTTTTTCTGGAGCTTTGACTCGCTGCTGGATATATATCAATGGTTCAGTGCAGCAAAAAGTTTCAAAGGAGAATGCTGTCATGGGCTCCTGGCAGACGAAGATGAGGTCACTATGAGATGGAAAGGAAAATCATACTTAGCTACAGACATAAGAAAGCACCCCGCCAATAACCCTGCACGActtttcaaaaatttggaaaacCTCGTTGTTATTTGATTGATCTGTGAACCTCAAGTATGGATTAAAAAAATGTGATTGATGATATGACTGACATGCTGCCATGAGAACTTTAAGCACAACTCCGATCCCAAACTTGAATAATCTAAACTCTTACAATTTATTTCATAATTCACCGATACAATAATATGTGATATATTGAGGAAAAGGATATATATGTTTGTGAAGCATTATAGCCTCGATCGACACGGAGAGGCTGCACGTTGAAGGTTGAATTGGTGGGGGCAATCATAGTGCACCGGCCGTCGTCCAACTATGAGCTACTGCAATGCAATAATAAGTACGTGCCGGTGGCGACCATGTCGTCTCTCACGCTTTTCTCACCGCACGAATGGCCGACGCCTATCAACTGCGGCCGTCGGCCACGGCGAGCGCGTGAATGCGGGGTACGGTTTGCTGCGTCTCTGCTTCATCTTCGTGTGCGTGCGATTCTGTTTCTGCTGTCGTCGTTTCTTGATTCGTCTCTGCTACTTGTACAAGttgatctcctcctcctgcacGGGCAATGAAATTGCTGGCCAGCCGGACGAGCAGCTTGCTACCACGAACGCACGATCGACACAGTACATCAGCAAGCAGCCCGAGATGAACATGAACGTAGCGTGGCCTTGTCTGAGTCGCGTCATGTAACAGAAAGTTAAACGGCGACGTACACTTGGATGCAGTCGCCTTCTCCTATCCAGCGTGGGATTGATTCGATTCATGCGCTCGTCGGCTCCACGTCGATCGGCCGGTCACTGGGGATGGCCTtgcttcttcttcgtcttcctaTGATCCTCTCCTATATAAGAGAGCGTGCACTGCAGTGGGTGTGTCCATCACAGCTTCTCACTTCATTCACAGCAAGCTAGATATAGCTTCCTTCGTTCACTGCTTCAGAACGAACGAGCCAACGCCGCGCTGCGCCCACCACTGATCGTCTGATCCAAAACCATCCTAGTGAGGTAGAGGTCAGTTCTACGACGACCTAGAGACTACGAAGCCAGCACGAATCCATGTCTCTCTCTCCGATCCTGGTCTCCCCTTTGTTCTTATAACTCGGTCCTGAATATTCAAAATAGTAATGAACTGTAGCAGCGAAATTAATGGTTCAATGATGCACTTATATTTTCAGTGTGGAATAAAATCTAAAATATTTGCAGTTCATTGTGCACTAGCAAAACCACTCTGCTCTTCATCCTCCTCACATGTGCTTTGCTCTTAGATTGTTGACGCGGCCAGGATGCGGGCTCAGACGGGTGGTGATGGCGGCAATGGCCATCGCTTCTATCAGCACCCGAGCCCTATGACAGTTCGTTACGTCTACGCGGTGCTCTTCCTCCTTGCCAATATCCTCTTTGAGGGACAGCGCCGTAGCGGCTGTCACGGCGACCATGATTGCCTTGCAGCAGCGTGTTCCTACATGGAGCCACGGCTAGTGGGGGCGTACAGTGTGTTCCTATGCTTTGCAGCAATTACAAggtaaaaattaaaatattcaAACTGAATTATATATGATTGATGTGGCTAGCCGCTAGCAATAATCTAGGTCAACTCCTGTTTGTTTCCCTTTGTATTTGAAATTTCGCCTCAACAGTGAGCCAGAGATAGACTGCTACAAGAAAGGAAAAGCCGTTGTAAATTGGAAAACCATGATAGTAAGTGCACTCTTTATGCTGCCATGGTTCCTATCTACAATACATACAGTGATATTTTATCAAATAATTTCATTGATATTTCAACATTGGCAGAGTTTTGTGTTTGAGCTCACCAGCACTGCTGCATCTGCTTTTTCAACAGGCAGTGACTACAAATGTATACTGGTATGAAGTTGTTCATTCCAACTGAGCAAATTGTCAAATCAGTAAAACTTAGAAATAATGACTCGTAGCACTTAAATAAAAGAATTCTTCAAACATTTGCAGCTCAGGAAcgtacactacgggaaacctcaaagtcgccgagtgtaattccttcgccgagtgtattattgcgggcactcggcgaaggaccggtttgccgagtgcaatcctagaaacactcggcaaaaataatacactcggcgaaaacacgatttgccgagtgccaccaaaaaaacactcggcaaactcccacggggcactcggcaaacaaaatccACTCGGCAAATACTTGAGCACGTGACTTCCACGTGCCGCGCTGTGCCGTCGCCGTGATGGATgttagggtttgccgagtgtctcgatggggcactcggcaaactccatgtttgccgagtgtctcgatggggcactcggcaaagacgctagtttgccgagtgtccctgtgaagcactcggcaaacctgaggggttgccgagtgttttttggcacactcggaaaaaaaaaattcctcctcccccctccaaactttttatgcTCCACATGTATGAGATTTAGCACTGCATGGTACAAGGTGGACTTCTTATTGAcctatttgctatatttaatcaattaatttcatttagagtaatttgttgatttaagtcaaatttgaactgcaggtgtttggaataatggaataatatgagtggaaaaatcatattcatgttagtgagtccaaattgaggtcttacCCAGaagatgaaaagaaatttcgaacattttgttaaggaaacacgactacgaacttgtggccaaatgattttttaattctcaaaaatacaaacgaagtttgaaaatcacgagattttgcaagatgctatgatttcatatgcaaaggctgtggtaaaaaattgacaaggtttcgcacaagttttgacatatgatatttagaattcgaagcatctccggagaggattcgtagaagttggaaggatccggtaagattttgagacgaatcgatacttgaatttgtcattgagtcccaatttatttttataggccatagagaacatagattggttcatgtcaaattttggggatttttcggatccgtttgataatttttatttattaattgtaagtatatgaatttaatagatataaattcaatatgagctataaatccatgaaataatggaacaatattactGAAAAAATGGAATACACAATGTTTAGTGATCTTgactaggtttacacaaagtttacatacatttaattactaaaagtgttgttgcacatgcaatataggtacctttttgccgagtgtcgcgggagggcactcggcaaataaactgtttgccaagtgtcacccccgggcactcggcaaatcaattgtttgccgagtgtcaccccgggcactcggcaaagagcaccgCGGGTCCACGTGCCAGCGTCAGTAAGCAATCCGAGGGAAAAAaataccctttgccgagtgcccctgatctagcactcggcaaagggtgaaaatgcctttgccgagtgctagatcaggggcactcggcaaaggttttgAATATCATCCGGCTAAGTCCCCACACGCACACAACCACACATGCacaggcacacgcacacgcaccgcATGGAccacccccggccgcccgcgccgcccgcctcggaccgccgccgcgcgccgccccgccccgctcgccgccccgcgcggcccgccccgcgccgcccgacgccgccccggccgcccgacgccggcTCCGGGCGTCCTGCCGCCagcccgccccacgccgccccggcctgcccTGACCCCCGGCTAGCCCCCGGCCGTCCCGGATCAATCCCGACCCCCGACCGGCCCCGACACACCGCCCCCGGTCCCAGCACTAGGTGAATTGATGCAATATTATCATGCTTGTTGTagagtcggccatcgtgccgttgtgatgttgtagatgcgattgtcggccattgagccgttttatttgatgcaggtgtaggaaacctccccgtgcaggggaggtgctgttgaaattttaacttgacaggagtatttttttttcaggagagcgtacgttaccgtcctccagtcgtcactttgcaggatagcaaggtgaggcatccgaCATCTTtctttccgtataatgttcgtatatcacgtaacctagttaggcgtctcccgttcgaaatagatacggttggaaatatgcagatttttgcatatctataaccgtatttGTTTCGAATTAttcacgttttttggacagcccgaggatgtgtaggtgggtttagtatccatgatcTATTtcggtccgagatagagtttcggctgCACCTCCCTattgttctccagatacacaatctcctatcaaggacatgtatttggagaacagcggggaggtgctgccgaaattttatctcgggtcggagtagaccatggatactaaacccacctacacatcctcgggtgggattaggacctatctttacctagtagacaatataggaacgtgtatatgcaatgtgaattttgtattactcacttaaatggtagaggatggaggatcgtcagtggatgtacacgggtcgcactagtcagaatacgttgaccaatgaatggcttgacaagacggatgctttcttggaacgggcgtttgcaagtgtcaatggagctcgatcgacttggtgtccgtgtagcaaatgtggaaacatgcgtcggcaaaccaagctagacatgggcaaacatttggtgaagaacggatttacgtcagactataccaggtggatctaccatggtgaatctgaccgtgggagagaggaggtcttgagacaacgcatcgaggaatttgatgatgatgccggggtgggactcgagcccggcgatacggccacgacccaccactgcacagttcTGGATGGAGGCTCtgcaggttctttctcttccattcatcatcgttcgtttgttgttatactttagctttgcattataacatgtcaatgaaatattgtaggcccaggtggaagaagcaaggaagaaacaagaggagatgccggcgcagatggaggacatgcggcggaggatggaggaagaaaatcggattaggatggagcagatgttccagtacatgcagaattttgcttcgagcatgggtcagtctttgcctccgccaccgccgatgatgttccctccacctcagccacccacgactactcatgtgagtcacttgacacattgtgctttacattcaatactttaattttgacaactttatatgttagctcagaatgtcctatcctatgtgcagaatcaatcggcggcttcgaataatgaagatcaagatttgtcgcagtggtctccttggcctccacggaactagacttggttgtgaacttggttgaaactacattgtgacttgaacttggatttatggattgttacatgcttatgttgaattatgcctgtagtgtttatgaataatgtttctaatggtggttgtgaattatgcatgtgattgtttattacaaatgcctgtgatgatgtgtattgtgaattgagaggggtccgttatacgtgacaaaacgggaaaaaaagggggggttctgggcactttgccgagtgtaacactcggcaaagaggggcctttgccgagtgttttggctttaacactcggcaaaggtgcatttcccaggtgtaggacaggttgtttgccgagtgccagggacaaggcactcggcaaacaccccctgtttgccgagtgcctcccgcctggcactcggcaaacaagggggctttgccgagtgccaggcgggaggcactcggcaaaggccctaATTCCCAGCTGCACGGGCagggttgtttgccgagtgcccccctgacactcggcgaagacaccatgtttgccgagtgccaggggcaaggacactcggcaaacaagccggctttgccgagtgttagcactcggcaaacaccgggtctttgccgagtgcctcccctctggcactcggca
This portion of the Setaria viridis chromosome 7, Setaria_viridis_v4.0, whole genome shotgun sequence genome encodes:
- the LOC140223340 gene encoding uncharacterized protein isoform X3; the protein is MSLSPILIVDAARMRAQTGGDGGNGHRFYQHPSPMTVRYVYAVLFLLANILFEGQRRSGCHGDHDCLAAACSYMEPRLVGAYSVFLCFAAITSEPEIDCYKKGKAVVNWKTMISFVFELTSTAASAFSTGSDYKCILESVRYRPPVVTLQDSKRMEDRQWMYTGRTSQNTLTNEWLDKTDAFLERAFASVNGARSTWCPCSKCGNMRRQTKLDMGKHLVKNGFTSDYTRWIYHGESDRGREEVLRQRIEEFDDDAGVGLEPGDTATTHHCTVLDGGSAGPGGRSKEETRGDAGADGGHAAEDGGRKSD
- the LOC140223340 gene encoding uncharacterized protein isoform X1 encodes the protein MSLSPILIVDAARMRAQTGGDGGNGHRFYQHPSPMTVRYVYAVLFLLANILFEGQRRSGCHGDHDCLAAACSYMEPRLVGAYSVFLCFAAITSEPEIDCYKKGKAVVNWKTMIVSALFMLPWFLSTIHTVIFYQIISLIFQHWQSFVFELTSTAASAFSTGSDYKCILESVRYRPPVVTLQDSKRMEDRQWMYTGRTSQNTLTNEWLDKTDAFLERAFASVNGARSTWCPCSKCGNMRRQTKLDMGKHLVKNGFTSDYTRWIYHGESDRGREEVLRQRIEEFDDDAGVGLEPGDTATTHHCTVLDGGSAGPGGRSKEETRGDAGADGGHAAEDGGRKSD
- the LOC140223340 gene encoding uncharacterized protein isoform X2: MRAQTGGDGGNGHRFYQHPSPMTVRYVYAVLFLLANILFEGQRRSGCHGDHDCLAAACSYMEPRLVGAYSVFLCFAAITSEPEIDCYKKGKAVVNWKTMIVSALFMLPWFLSTIHTVIFYQIISLIFQHWQSFVFELTSTAASAFSTGSDYKCILESVRYRPPVVTLQDSKRMEDRQWMYTGRTSQNTLTNEWLDKTDAFLERAFASVNGARSTWCPCSKCGNMRRQTKLDMGKHLVKNGFTSDYTRWIYHGESDRGREEVLRQRIEEFDDDAGVGLEPGDTATTHHCTVLDGGSAGPGGRSKEETRGDAGADGGHAAEDGGRKSD